The window CTACACCGACGCGGGCGGCCATGGTGGCGGCGAGCCGGCCGCGGCGCGCGTGCCGCTGGTGCTGACCGGCGCGCGCATCAAACCCGGCGAGCTTGGCGCGATACGCCAGAGCGATATTGCACCGACACTGGCCGCGCTAGCCGGCGGCAGCATCCCCAACGCGTCGCAGGGGTCCGTGCTGTTCGGCGCGCTCGACATCACGGACGCGCAACGAGCCGCCAAGGCGCTGGCGCTCGCCCAGCAGCAGCGTGACTTCGGCGCGGCGTACCTGGCGACCATCGGCGGCCAGTTGAGCGACAACGCGCTGAACGATGCGCTCGTGGCGCGCTCGTCGTTTGAGGTCAAGAACTACGGCAGTACCTACGATCTGGCCAGCCTGAACGTCGTGCAGATCCAGCACGACATCGACGTGGCGCAGACGGCGCGCATCGGGCGGGAGCGCGTGGCGCGGCTGCCGCTTGTGCTGGTGCTTGCCTTCGTGCCGCTGGTCATCTTCTGGTGGCGGCGCGGCCTGCCGCTGGCCGGCGCCGGGCTGATCGCGCTCGGCATGGTGACGGTCCAGCATTTTCTATACTTGCAGGCCGGGCACGCGTACTCGTTCAGTGACGTGCAGGCGATCCCGCTGTTCCTGCGCGGCTTCGCCGAACGCGGCGCGGCAGCCCTTGCGTTCGGCGGCCTGCTGGTCATCATCCTGCACTGGCGCGACCCGAAGCCGTCGCGCACGCGCGTCGCCGTGGCGCTGATCAGCGCGGCCGCGATCGCCGTCTTCTTCCTGGCCGTGCCCGCGCTGTACGGCTACTATCTCAACGGCCTGAACACGGATTGGTACATTGGCGACGTCGGCTGGATGTTCACGTTCGTGTTTGGCCTGGCGGCCATCGCGGCCATGGCCCTGCTGGCTGCGCCGGTGGCCGTCGCGATCGCGCTGGTGTACTGGCTTTCGCTGATTATCGTGCATCGCATCGCGCGGCTGTCGTGGATCCAGCGGATCGGCACGCGCCTGCGCCAGCGGCCCGACACCCCATAATTCTATGCGTATCGCGATTACCGGCGCTGGTGGACAGCTTGGCGTGGCCCTGCAGTCCGCACTGCGCGGCCACACGGTGCTCGCACTCGACCATGCCACGCTCGACACCGGCGATCCGAGCGCGACCGCCGCGCTGATTGCGCTCTTTCCCGAGGCGGTCGTTCACGCGGCCGCGATGACCGATGTGGACGGCTGCGAGCGCGACCCGGCCGCCGCCGAGCGCGCCAATGCGCTGGGCGCGAAGCACGTTGCGCTGGCCTGCGCTGAGTTGAACGCCGCGCTGGTCTACGTCAGCACCGAATACGTGTTCGACGGTCTGAAAGGTGCGCCGTACCTCGAAGACGACGCGACGAACCCGTTGAGCGTCTACGGGCGCACCAAGCTGGCCGGGGAGCGGCACGTCGCCGCCATCGCGCCGCGCCACTACATCGCTCGCACCTCGTGGGTGTACGCGCGCGGGCGGCGCAACTTCGTCAACCGCATCCGGCAACTGGCCGACGAGCGGCCGCGCCTGAGCATCGTCACCAACGAGCACGGCTGCCCGACCTACGCGCCTGACCTCGCCGCCGCGATCGTGCAACTGTTGCGGCACCCGCAGTACGGTATCTATCACCTTGTCAACGAGGGCGCGGTCAGCCGCTACGACTTCGCGCGCGCGATCCTCGGCGAGGATGGCCGCCCGGACTACCCGCTCGACCCGGTCGATTCGTTCCCGCGTGCCGCGA is drawn from Chloroflexota bacterium and contains these coding sequences:
- a CDS encoding alkaline phosphatase family protein gives rise to the protein MPDPLAKSFYRRFRESNMGLLRRVAPLLLASVLIIAAGLAPAYLLVRWYDSLAGYRSPLAKYPAPGESGDAVVPQVVLVVIDGLREDVAAEMPVLQRLRRAGASASVIVPFPFTRPAWTTLVTGAEPDINDAPLLDPAAERARAPAPESLFVTVHRANLNTAIAARPDWQPLVSVQSLSESYFSSEADLAVADQRANDAAIGFLRNFAPNFLLVHYALPAQVAQSDGATSDAYRRAALQTDQLLGALAAELNLRQTAIAVTTGHGYTDAGGHGGGEPAAARVPLVLTGARIKPGELGAIRQSDIAPTLAALAGGSIPNASQGSVLFGALDITDAQRAAKALALAQQQRDFGAAYLATIGGQLSDNALNDALVARSSFEVKNYGSTYDLASLNVVQIQHDIDVAQTARIGRERVARLPLVLVLAFVPLVIFWWRRGLPLAGAGLIALGMVTVQHFLYLQAGHAYSFSDVQAIPLFLRGFAERGAAALAFGGLLVIILHWRDPKPSRTRVAVALISAAAIAVFFLAVPALYGYYLNGLNTDWYIGDVGWMFTFVFGLAAIAAMALLAAPVAVAIALVYWLSLIIVHRIARLSWIQRIGTRLRQRPDTP
- the rfbD gene encoding dTDP-4-dehydrorhamnose reductase, encoding MRIAITGAGGQLGVALQSALRGHTVLALDHATLDTGDPSATAALIALFPEAVVHAAAMTDVDGCERDPAAAERANALGAKHVALACAELNAALVYVSTEYVFDGLKGAPYLEDDATNPLSVYGRTKLAGERHVAAIAPRHYIARTSWVYARGRRNFVNRIRQLADERPRLSIVTNEHGCPTYAPDLAAAIVQLLRHPQYGIYHLVNEGAVSRYDFARAILGEDGRPDYPLDPVDSFPRAARPPAYGVLANTRAAALGIVLRPWRAALHEALAA